In one Hyphomicrobium sp. 99 genomic region, the following are encoded:
- the accC gene encoding acetyl-CoA carboxylase biotin carboxylase subunit, whose product MFDKILIANRGEIALRVQRACRELGIATVAVHSTADADAMHVRLADESVCIGPPSARESYLNIPALVTACEITGADAVHPGYGFLSENARFAEILEEHKITFIGPTSEHIRIMGDKIEAKETAKKLGIPVVPGSAGAVTSETEAMKIAKEMGFPVLIKAAAGGGGRGMKVATSAADLGVALSTARSEAKAAFNDDSVYIEKYLQKPRHIEIQVFGDGKGNAVHLGERDCSLQRRHQKVLEESPSPALNAAQRQKIGTTVAEAMKKLKYRGAGTVEFLFEDGEFYFIEMNTRLQVEHPVTEMVTGTDLVLEQIRVAAGLPLSFTQDDIELKGHAIECRICAENPKDFRPSPGQITYWHPPGGLGVRVDSGVYQGYRIPPYYDSLIGKLIVTGKTRNDALMRLRRALAEFVIDGIETTIPLFQDLVKDPDIVNGVYDIHWLEKHLGMK is encoded by the coding sequence ATGTTCGATAAGATTTTGATTGCCAATCGAGGAGAGATCGCGCTGCGGGTACAGCGCGCCTGCCGCGAACTTGGGATCGCAACAGTCGCCGTCCATTCGACCGCCGATGCCGACGCCATGCACGTCAGGCTTGCGGACGAAAGCGTTTGCATCGGACCGCCGTCAGCGCGCGAGAGCTATCTCAACATTCCGGCGCTCGTCACGGCTTGCGAAATTACCGGCGCGGACGCCGTGCATCCTGGATACGGGTTCCTGTCCGAGAACGCGCGCTTCGCTGAGATCCTCGAAGAGCACAAAATCACCTTCATCGGTCCGACGTCCGAGCACATCCGGATCATGGGCGACAAGATCGAGGCGAAGGAAACTGCGAAGAAGCTCGGCATTCCGGTTGTGCCCGGCTCAGCCGGCGCGGTGACCAGCGAAACCGAGGCGATGAAGATCGCAAAGGAGATGGGCTTCCCCGTCCTCATCAAAGCGGCGGCGGGCGGCGGCGGCCGCGGCATGAAGGTCGCGACATCGGCTGCGGATCTCGGCGTGGCGCTATCGACGGCGCGGTCGGAAGCGAAGGCCGCCTTCAACGATGACTCGGTTTACATCGAGAAGTATCTGCAGAAGCCCCGGCATATCGAAATCCAGGTTTTCGGCGACGGCAAAGGCAATGCCGTTCACCTTGGTGAGCGCGACTGCTCGCTGCAACGGCGGCACCAGAAGGTTCTGGAAGAAAGCCCCTCGCCCGCTCTCAACGCGGCCCAGCGCCAGAAGATCGGCACGACGGTGGCCGAGGCGATGAAGAAGCTCAAGTATCGCGGCGCCGGTACCGTCGAGTTTTTGTTCGAAGACGGCGAATTCTATTTCATAGAAATGAACACTCGCCTGCAGGTCGAGCATCCGGTTACCGAGATGGTCACAGGGACCGATCTCGTGCTCGAGCAAATCCGCGTGGCGGCCGGCTTGCCGTTAAGCTTCACGCAGGACGACATCGAGCTTAAAGGTCATGCGATCGAGTGCCGTATCTGCGCCGAAAATCCGAAGGATTTCCGTCCCTCGCCCGGCCAGATCACGTATTGGCACCCGCCGGGCGGTCTCGGCGTGCGCGTCGACAGCGGCGTTTACCAGGGCTACAGAATCCCGCCCTATTACGACAGTCTGATCGGAAAGCTCATCGTTACGGGCAAGACCCGCAATGACGCTCTGATGCGTCTGCGCCGCGCTCTTGCCGAGTTCGTCATTGACGGCATTGAAACGACGATCCCGTTGTTCCAGGATCTCGTTAAAGACCCAGACATTGTAAATGGCGTGTACGACATTCATTGGCTCGAAAAACATTTAGGGATGAAGTAG
- the accB gene encoding acetyl-CoA carboxylase biotin carboxyl carrier protein has protein sequence MSAKDQGPKTGSAEGQMIRELAELLNATGLTEIEIEKSGLKIRVAKQISITAAAPQAYAAAPVAAAPATVSESKPAAAGPGDLSKHPGAVKSPMVGTAYRSPEPGAAVFCEVGSKVNQGDTVLIIEAMKTMNQIPAPRSGTVKAILIENAQPVEYGEPLIIIE, from the coding sequence ATGAGCGCAAAAGACCAAGGGCCGAAGACTGGAAGCGCCGAAGGTCAGATGATCCGCGAGCTCGCCGAGCTTTTGAACGCTACGGGTCTGACGGAAATCGAGATCGAGAAGAGCGGCCTCAAGATTCGCGTCGCGAAGCAGATATCGATTACGGCGGCCGCGCCTCAGGCTTACGCCGCAGCCCCGGTTGCAGCTGCTCCTGCTACGGTCAGCGAATCAAAGCCCGCAGCGGCAGGTCCGGGCGATCTCTCGAAACATCCGGGTGCCGTCAAGTCGCCGATGGTCGGCACGGCCTACCGCTCGCCGGAACCGGGAGCGGCCGTCTTTTGCGAAGTCGGCAGCAAGGTCAATCAGGGCGACACCGTCTTGATCATCGAAGCCATGAAGACGATGAACCAAATTCCCGCTCCGCGTAGCGGCACCGTCAAAGCTATCCTCATCGAGAACGCCCAGCCCGTCGAATACGGCGAGCCGCTGATCATCATAGAATAG
- the aroQ gene encoding type II 3-dehydroquinate dehydratase — MTSLIYVLNGPNLNMLGVREPEVYGTETLDDLRVRTEKAAAKNGLSVDFRQSNIEGELVSWVQEARGKAKGIIINAGGYTHTSVAILDALQSVSLPVVEVHLSNIFRRDEFRHHSYISLAATGVICGLGAKGYELAIDAMANILNKSTSKA, encoded by the coding sequence ATGACAAGCCTCATTTACGTCCTGAACGGCCCCAATCTAAATATGCTCGGTGTCCGGGAACCGGAAGTCTATGGTACCGAGACGCTTGACGATCTTCGTGTGCGCACCGAGAAAGCTGCGGCGAAGAACGGACTTTCGGTAGATTTCCGGCAGTCGAACATCGAGGGGGAACTCGTGAGCTGGGTGCAGGAGGCGCGCGGCAAAGCAAAGGGCATCATCATCAACGCGGGCGGGTATACGCACACGTCCGTCGCCATTCTCGATGCCTTGCAGTCCGTCAGCCTTCCCGTCGTCGAGGTTCATCTCTCGAACATCTTCCGGCGGGACGAGTTTCGCCACCATTCCTACATTTCGCTTGCCGCGACGGGCGTGATTTGCGGCCTCGGCGCGAAGGGCTATGAACTGGCCATCGATGCGATGGCCAACATCCTGAATAAATCCACAAGCAAAGCGTGA
- a CDS encoding DsbA family protein — protein sequence MTLKTKFLDSAKLAATGKRFTAALLGLALLASIAGVHFGSETVRAEAVAPTAGGSAFTDEQKKALGDIIKDYLVKNPEIMFEVQSALDEKTQKEQDAKLKAFMAENAKSIYRSPDSAVAGNPDGDITVVEFFDYNCGYCKHGLPEVQKLLKDDKNVRFVFKELPILSKGSEEAAKVALAAKRQGKYWEFHQALLGSKGQANEASALKVAEGLGLDMTKVKADMASDDVKNELLAEMKLAKTMGVNGTPHFLVGDKSIPGAPDDLHDQLEALVSDFRKNKCATC from the coding sequence ATGACCTTGAAGACGAAATTCTTGGATTCCGCCAAGCTGGCTGCGACCGGCAAAAGATTCACTGCGGCCTTGCTCGGATTGGCCTTGCTGGCATCGATCGCGGGCGTTCACTTCGGGTCGGAAACAGTTCGCGCCGAGGCGGTTGCACCCACCGCGGGCGGATCGGCCTTCACGGACGAGCAGAAAAAGGCTCTCGGCGACATCATCAAAGACTATCTCGTCAAGAACCCGGAAATCATGTTCGAGGTTCAGAGCGCCCTCGACGAGAAGACGCAGAAAGAGCAGGACGCCAAGCTCAAGGCGTTCATGGCCGAGAATGCCAAGTCGATCTATCGCTCGCCCGACAGCGCGGTTGCTGGCAACCCCGACGGCGACATCACGGTGGTCGAGTTCTTCGATTACAACTGCGGCTACTGCAAGCACGGGCTTCCGGAAGTGCAGAAACTGCTCAAGGACGACAAGAATGTGCGCTTCGTCTTCAAGGAGCTGCCGATCCTGTCGAAGGGCTCGGAAGAGGCCGCGAAGGTTGCACTCGCCGCCAAGCGCCAGGGCAAATATTGGGAATTCCACCAGGCTCTGCTCGGCTCCAAGGGGCAGGCAAACGAGGCCTCAGCCCTGAAGGTGGCGGAGGGTCTGGGTCTCGACATGACCAAGGTCAAAGCCGATATGGCGAGCGACGACGTGAAGAATGAACTTTTGGCCGAGATGAAGCTCGCCAAGACGATGGGCGTCAACGGCACGCCGCACTTCCTCGTCGGCGACAAATCGATCCCCGGTGCGCCGGATGACCTTCATGATCAGCTCGAGGCGCTCGTCTCGGATTTCAGGAAGAACAAGTGCGCAACCTGCTGA
- a CDS encoding M48 family metalloprotease, with amino-acid sequence MPEIPRTFPAFSAAKSSVLMVAVLAASFLTSAASVRAQGLPLIRDAEIEALLQDYAKPIFQAAGFGGGRVTVRIVNNDAFNAFVLDGGNVFVHTGTLMQANTPNEVIGVIAHESGHIAGGHMAALRARIAKDQTRALLTQVLGIGAMVAGGVSGGDAGRETMQGGQAILQGGTSVIMKGLLAERRSQESAADQAGIKYLTATKQSGKGMLDTFERFKEQEYLTDQFQDPFVRSHPLSVDRLARLSQLATTSPYFAQKDPPSLQLRHDLMRAKLSGYLENPTTVFNRYPESNTTLPARYARAIAKYFKGGPGALEAAVQDADGMIRENPSYPYFYELKADFLMRTGKMAAAVPSLRQALKLAPSSPLIRVELASALQNSDNADAQKEAVDLLRKSLVDDSENGHAYRLLANVYYKQNKSAEADAMTAQAYFYEGNIKQAQLFAKRAQLKLRAGSPEWLKNDDIVNYKPQT; translated from the coding sequence ATGCCTGAAATTCCGAGGACTTTTCCGGCGTTCTCGGCCGCCAAAAGCAGCGTGCTTATGGTTGCCGTGCTTGCCGCTTCGTTCCTCACATCGGCTGCTAGCGTGCGCGCACAGGGACTGCCGCTCATCCGCGATGCCGAGATCGAGGCGTTGTTGCAGGATTACGCGAAGCCCATTTTCCAAGCGGCTGGCTTTGGCGGCGGGCGCGTCACGGTTCGCATCGTCAACAACGACGCCTTCAACGCGTTCGTGCTCGATGGCGGCAACGTGTTCGTGCACACCGGCACACTGATGCAGGCCAACACTCCCAACGAGGTCATCGGCGTCATCGCGCATGAAAGCGGCCATATCGCCGGCGGTCACATGGCCGCTCTCAGGGCGCGGATCGCGAAAGATCAAACGCGTGCATTGCTGACGCAGGTTCTCGGTATCGGCGCGATGGTTGCGGGCGGCGTTTCAGGCGGCGACGCGGGCCGCGAGACGATGCAGGGTGGCCAAGCGATCTTGCAGGGCGGCACTTCCGTCATCATGAAAGGCCTCTTGGCCGAGCGCCGGTCGCAAGAATCCGCCGCTGACCAAGCCGGCATCAAGTATCTCACGGCCACCAAGCAGTCCGGCAAGGGAATGCTCGACACGTTCGAGCGGTTCAAGGAACAGGAATATCTGACGGATCAATTTCAGGATCCGTTCGTGCGATCGCATCCGCTTTCCGTGGACCGTTTGGCACGGCTGAGCCAGCTCGCGACCACGAGCCCGTATTTCGCTCAGAAGGACCCGCCGTCGCTTCAGCTTCGTCACGATCTGATGCGGGCGAAATTGTCGGGCTATCTCGAAAACCCGACGACGGTTTTCAACCGCTATCCTGAAAGCAATACGACGCTTCCGGCTCGCTACGCGCGGGCGATCGCCAAGTACTTCAAAGGTGGTCCTGGCGCGCTTGAAGCGGCCGTGCAGGACGCTGACGGGATGATCCGCGAAAACCCGTCGTATCCGTATTTCTACGAGCTCAAGGCCGACTTCCTGATGAGAACAGGCAAAATGGCCGCAGCCGTGCCGAGCCTGCGGCAGGCGCTTAAGCTCGCGCCGAGCAGTCCGCTCATCCGCGTCGAACTCGCGAGCGCGCTGCAGAACAGCGATAATGCCGATGCGCAAAAGGAAGCAGTAGATCTTTTGCGTAAATCCCTCGTAGACGATTCCGAAAACGGTCACGCTTACAGGTTGCTCGCCAACGTCTATTATAAGCAAAACAAGTCGGCTGAAGCTGACGCCATGACGGCGCAGGCTTACTTCTACGAAGGGAACATCAAGCAGGCGCAGCTCTTTGCGAAACGCGCGCAACTGAAGCTACGCGCGGGTTCGCCCGAGTGGCTGAAAAATGACGACATCGTCAATTACAAACCGCAGACGTGA
- a CDS encoding ribonuclease E/G codes for MSNTKMLIDATHPEETRVVVQRNGRVEEFDFESAARKLLRGNIYLAKVTRVEPSLQAAFVDYGGNRHGFLAFNEIHPDYYQIPVADRQALLDEEAAAEAELEAAADRRAEALARRSAQRGGADASQRSEGEANGDEEYGDNGSDEAGVETAHIVDVEEDEHIEEIGGDDDEEAPTAIAASVSTSDDDVRSEEPAQERSEAPVSARNDNDVDGVAARASDEAHRDAAPGEHEYDHPHHDDHEHDHDHDHEHAADGESDDDHDHVDHDHSDHHHSEQHASHDERGADAEEGSGRGGYREEAPQRQRRRPRSYKIQEVIKRRQIILVQVVKEERGNKGAALTTYLSLAGRYTVLMPNTARGGGISRKITNPQDRRRLKAIAQELEVPEGMGLIIRTAGAARTKQEIKRDFEYLLRLWESVRELTLQSTAPSLVYEEGDLIKRSIRDLYNKDVEEIVVAGEAGHQEAADFMKMLMPSHAKNVVPYRDPTPLFTRYGVERQLNAMFQPQVTLRSGGYIVINQTEALVAIDVNSGKSTREFSIEETALATNLEAADEIARQLKLRDLAGLIVIDFIDMEEKRNNRAVERRLKDALRFDRARIQLGRISHFGLMEMSRQRLRTGVLEGSTSQCPHCQGTGIIRSTESIALAVLRGLEDAITAGATGPLTATTTPAVALYILNSKRAYVTDMEARHGHTITVLGSDRVQGANFTVERGGVAAPVRRVERAAVNMDWGFDGEEDAPSFEGGEIEIAPDGEDTDDVASSRESGRSEGEENGNRRGRRRRRRGRGGRDRGEGQGRERFGSEPRSDAEGAISAGPYPQNDDDIEAGHPDDDEGDGQPTVDGAGFGEQAGAGNGDKPGRRRRRGRRGGRRGRERGGREGSSIAAEGSEGEGFSGDQPDLLEVASDDFRLDANEPADQDIASRSDAEPSEGRPAPAERSRGASQRPRRIWDAPPAASDEGQVETQVAAPTDHSVKTEEPVAAVETPRAAPAPEESVPVAPLRRRHEVGSSEVRIERVVVRPGEVSDATVAEVQAVPQRKGWWQRKLSGE; via the coding sequence ATGTCCAACACGAAAATGCTCATTGATGCCACCCACCCCGAGGAGACTCGGGTCGTGGTTCAAAGGAATGGCCGGGTAGAGGAATTCGACTTCGAAAGTGCAGCCCGTAAGCTGCTTCGCGGAAATATCTATCTCGCAAAGGTGACGCGCGTTGAGCCGTCGCTGCAGGCTGCTTTCGTCGATTACGGCGGGAACCGTCACGGGTTTCTGGCCTTCAACGAAATCCACCCCGATTACTATCAGATTCCGGTCGCCGACCGGCAGGCGCTTCTCGATGAAGAAGCGGCAGCCGAAGCCGAGCTTGAAGCCGCCGCAGACCGGCGTGCGGAAGCTCTTGCGCGGCGCTCGGCTCAACGCGGCGGAGCGGACGCTAGCCAGCGGAGCGAAGGCGAAGCCAACGGCGACGAGGAATACGGCGATAACGGTTCTGATGAAGCCGGTGTCGAGACCGCGCACATCGTGGACGTCGAAGAAGACGAGCACATCGAAGAAATCGGCGGCGACGACGACGAGGAAGCGCCAACCGCCATCGCTGCGTCCGTTTCGACCTCGGACGACGACGTTCGCTCTGAAGAGCCTGCCCAGGAACGCTCCGAGGCACCGGTCTCAGCTCGCAACGACAACGATGTCGATGGCGTAGCGGCGCGCGCAAGCGATGAAGCACATCGCGATGCTGCGCCCGGCGAGCACGAGTACGACCATCCCCATCACGACGATCATGAGCATGATCATGATCACGATCATGAGCACGCTGCTGACGGCGAGAGCGATGACGATCATGATCACGTAGATCACGATCATTCGGATCATCATCATTCCGAGCAGCACGCCTCGCACGACGAGCGCGGCGCCGATGCCGAGGAAGGCTCGGGCCGTGGCGGATATCGCGAAGAGGCGCCTCAGCGCCAGCGCCGCCGTCCGCGCAGCTACAAGATCCAGGAAGTCATCAAGCGCCGCCAGATCATTCTGGTTCAGGTGGTCAAGGAAGAGCGTGGCAATAAGGGCGCGGCCCTCACCACGTATCTGTCGCTCGCCGGCCGGTACACGGTTCTGATGCCCAACACCGCCCGTGGCGGCGGCATTTCGCGCAAGATCACCAATCCGCAGGACCGTCGCCGTCTCAAGGCTATCGCTCAGGAGCTCGAGGTTCCGGAGGGCATGGGCCTCATCATCCGCACGGCGGGCGCTGCGCGGACGAAACAAGAGATCAAGCGCGATTTCGAATATCTGCTCAGGCTGTGGGAAAGCGTGCGCGAGCTGACGCTGCAGTCCACCGCGCCGAGCCTCGTTTATGAAGAGGGCGATCTGATCAAGCGATCGATCCGCGACCTCTATAACAAGGACGTGGAAGAGATCGTCGTTGCCGGTGAAGCGGGGCACCAGGAAGCGGCCGACTTCATGAAGATGCTGATGCCGAGCCACGCGAAGAATGTCGTTCCCTATCGGGATCCGACGCCGCTCTTCACGCGCTATGGCGTCGAGCGCCAGCTCAACGCCATGTTCCAACCGCAGGTAACGCTGCGTTCAGGCGGCTACATCGTCATCAATCAGACGGAAGCTCTGGTCGCGATCGACGTCAACTCAGGAAAGTCGACGCGTGAGTTCTCGATCGAAGAGACGGCACTCGCGACGAACCTCGAGGCTGCCGATGAGATCGCGCGGCAGTTGAAGCTCCGCGACCTTGCGGGCCTCATCGTCATCGACTTCATCGACATGGAAGAGAAGCGCAACAACCGTGCGGTCGAACGCCGGCTGAAGGATGCTCTCCGTTTCGATCGTGCGCGCATCCAGCTTGGGCGCATTTCGCACTTCGGCCTCATGGAAATGTCGCGCCAGCGGCTGCGGACAGGCGTGCTCGAAGGCTCGACCTCGCAGTGCCCGCATTGCCAAGGCACCGGCATCATCCGTTCGACAGAGAGCATCGCGCTCGCAGTTCTGCGCGGTCTCGAAGACGCGATCACAGCGGGCGCAACAGGGCCGCTTACGGCAACGACGACGCCGGCTGTCGCGCTCTACATTCTCAACAGCAAGCGCGCCTACGTCACCGACATGGAGGCACGGCACGGCCACACGATCACCGTGCTCGGCAGCGACCGGGTCCAGGGCGCGAACTTCACGGTTGAACGCGGCGGCGTCGCCGCACCGGTTCGCCGCGTCGAGCGGGCTGCGGTCAATATGGATTGGGGCTTCGACGGCGAGGAAGACGCACCATCGTTCGAGGGCGGCGAGATCGAAATCGCACCCGATGGCGAAGACACCGATGACGTCGCCTCCAGTCGTGAATCCGGCCGGAGTGAAGGCGAAGAAAACGGCAACAGGCGCGGACGTCGCCGCCGGCGCCGTGGTCGCGGCGGACGTGATCGTGGCGAAGGTCAGGGTCGCGAACGCTTCGGGTCCGAGCCGCGCTCAGACGCAGAGGGCGCTATTTCTGCCGGTCCGTATCCTCAAAACGACGACGATATCGAAGCCGGTCATCCCGATGATGATGAAGGCGATGGCCAGCCCACCGTCGACGGCGCAGGCTTCGGAGAACAGGCCGGTGCCGGTAATGGCGATAAGCCGGGACGGCGCCGTCGCAGAGGTCGTCGCGGCGGCCGTCGCGGCAGAGAACGGGGTGGCCGTGAAGGCTCGAGCATAGCTGCCGAAGGCAGTGAAGGCGAAGGCTTCAGCGGAGACCAGCCTGACCTGCTGGAGGTCGCGTCCGATGACTTTCGGCTCGATGCCAACGAACCGGCTGACCAGGACATTGCTTCACGCAGTGATGCCGAACCATCGGAAGGCCGGCCCGCTCCAGCCGAGAGATCGCGCGGCGCCAGTCAGCGTCCGCGGCGCATTTGGGACGCGCCTCCTGCAGCAAGTGATGAAGGCCAAGTCGAAACTCAGGTTGCTGCTCCTACGGATCACTCAGTGAAGACCGAGGAGCCCGTCGCGGCGGTCGAAACGCCTCGCGCTGCTCCGGCACCTGAGGAAAGCGTTCCCGTCGCGCCGCTTCGGCGGCGTCACGAAGTCGGATCGAGCGAGGTGCGCATCGAGCGCGTTGTCGTTCGGCCCGGCGAAGTGAGCGATGCTACGGTCGCCGAAGTCCAGGCCGTCCCGCAGCGCAAGGGCTGGTGGCAGAGAAAGCTCAGCGGCGAATAA
- a CDS encoding N-acetylmuramoyl-L-alanine amidase — translation MRRPRELLWNAFATAFAGLSMLVSPSADAAEALDAHLTVTGRSTIFELTMSEGVTAQVFTLGNPYRVVLDLPDLSFRLDPAAGQKGAGLISAFRYGQFGEHKSRVVIDTKGPVKINSANMTRLKGSSAVKLAIALMPIDAETFGAGTGSHTAADEPLVANAAASENADVARKPHGKPVIVIDPGHGGIDPGAIGANNVTEKTIVLAVAAQLKEALTKTGLYDVKMTRADDVFVSLDKRLAFSAENAADLFISLHADSIEEQTARETIRGATIYTLSSQASDEKARIMAEKENASDLIAGIENFDRGGGDQVKNILIDLLKRETSNFSADFSQVLAKRLGKTIAMSRIPRRSAAFKVLKQTHAPSVLVELGYLSNQTDEQQMLTAEWQSKVASAISDAVQIYFNKRTASKP, via the coding sequence ATGCGTCGGCCCAGGGAACTTTTGTGGAACGCTTTCGCGACGGCATTTGCCGGGCTTTCTATGCTCGTCTCGCCGTCCGCTGATGCCGCCGAAGCGCTGGACGCGCATCTGACCGTTACGGGCCGATCCACGATATTCGAATTAACCATGAGCGAGGGCGTGACTGCCCAAGTCTTCACGCTCGGCAATCCCTACCGCGTTGTTCTTGATTTGCCCGATCTCTCATTCCGGCTCGATCCGGCGGCCGGTCAAAAAGGGGCGGGGCTGATTTCCGCGTTCCGGTACGGTCAGTTTGGAGAGCACAAATCCCGCGTCGTCATCGACACCAAGGGCCCGGTCAAAATCAATTCCGCCAATATGACGCGGCTAAAGGGGTCCTCCGCTGTGAAGCTCGCGATCGCGCTGATGCCGATCGATGCGGAAACATTTGGCGCGGGAACCGGGTCGCATACCGCCGCGGATGAGCCGTTGGTCGCCAATGCCGCCGCCTCCGAAAACGCCGACGTGGCTCGCAAACCGCACGGAAAGCCTGTTATCGTCATCGACCCCGGACACGGAGGCATCGATCCCGGCGCCATCGGCGCCAACAACGTGACCGAAAAAACGATCGTACTCGCCGTCGCAGCCCAACTGAAGGAAGCGCTGACGAAGACCGGGCTCTACGACGTCAAGATGACGCGCGCCGACGACGTATTCGTCTCGCTCGATAAGCGCCTCGCGTTCTCGGCAGAGAACGCCGCCGACCTCTTCATTTCACTGCATGCCGATTCAATCGAAGAGCAGACCGCGAGGGAGACGATCCGCGGCGCGACAATTTATACGCTATCGAGCCAGGCCTCCGACGAGAAGGCCCGTATCATGGCCGAAAAGGAGAACGCATCAGATCTCATCGCCGGCATCGAGAATTTCGATCGGGGCGGCGGCGACCAAGTCAAGAATATCCTGATAGATCTGCTCAAAAGGGAGACTTCGAACTTCTCCGCTGATTTTTCGCAGGTCTTGGCCAAGCGGCTGGGCAAGACGATTGCAATGTCGCGCATTCCCCGCCGATCGGCGGCCTTCAAGGTTCTAAAGCAGACCCACGCGCCTTCGGTCCTCGTGGAATTGGGCTATCTCAGCAACCAAACGGATGAACAGCAGATGTTGACGGCCGAGTGGCAATCGAAGGTGGCGTCCGCGATCTCCGATGCGGTGCAAATTTACTTCAACAAGAGAACGGCCTCGAAGCCTTAA